Genomic DNA from Primulina huaijiensis isolate GDHJ02 unplaced genomic scaffold, ASM1229523v2 scaffold37307, whole genome shotgun sequence:
AATAttatctctaataataatagataataataagttttggtttaaaaaaatcTCCGAATTCGTCATCGTcttgtcatattaatatttttgaaacggagATGGGGGCGGGGATGAGAAGTTGATCTCCGCCCCAAACCCGAAAAAACGGGGATGGGGGCGGGGATGGGGGTGGGGATGGAATTCGGGGATGGAAATGGGAATGGCAAATCCGCCCCCGGTCcggcccattgccatccctCTGTACTCAATCAAGGGAACATTtggtctatatatatatttgagtacAATTAGTCATGGTTAACATgaactaaaaaaatttgtgaataGTTTCAAATGGAAGGAAGCAATGGTCATCATGGATTCAATAttcctttatatatatatattgttatactCTTGAACTGATAAAAGTACAGAAGATGACAAATTCATCAAATCTATCGGTTAATTAATTCCACTGTTTCCATTCAAAAGATATatttcttatttataattttcttttgatCAATATTCTGGAAACATGGTGACAGCCCTTTTAGATTATACATGATAGTATTCTCCCctcaatataatcacaaaatatatttaagccAAAAAATTATTAGGACACGTATCTTGAAATATAAGACCTCAAAAATATTTCGGGATCATATTGGACATTTGATTTAGTATTCAATATTCTTCATCATTCTGAGGGCCAAAGCTTGGAGCTCACTTAAGTCGGTCTGTGAAGGTCTCTTCTTGCTGTAGTAAATTGTTTCAATATCTCTGCAGCTTTGGATTTCTTGAATCACATTAATATTGATTGCATTATTCTGACTATGCTCGATCGAAGAATCGAGAGAACTCTGTGGCCAAACCGAATAATTCATGTAAGTTGGATGAGATTCACGAACTTGTAATGATACCACGTTTAATCCTCCCGAAATCATGCTGCTTGGCCATTGATTTTCACTGTTATTTCTTGATGACTCCATTAGGTTGTGTGTCAGCTGAGCTTTAACCCGTATAAGTTGGGATTGCAGATACGCCACCTGAATCAAGAACAAATGTTAAATCTCCAATCCCACGAATTAAAATCTGCACAAATATTTCATGTATGATTCGCCGCTTACCTGCTGTTGTAAGGCGAAAATATGGGAGACGCAACCATAGACGGGATCTCGAATTCGGGCTTGAGCTTCGTAGGCAATGGTGACAACCGCCTCGCACCGATCAGGTACAGGCACATGCAGCCGAAGTTTAGCCACGTTGCTTGCTCCGAATACTTTGTGAACGGCTGCGAACCTTGCAGGGCCTTGCTCCGAACAAAAGTACGGTGCAAAGATGCACTCTGACACGCACTTGCAGTAATACTAAAAAATGGTTGACTTTGAAGCTAGCTGAATTGAAAAATGAAAAGGTTACTTTGCTTTGGATCTATAATTTAAAGAGGTTGGGAATGGGGTAATGAAGAGTAAAGTCATTAAGTGTATAAAATGCTACATCTCTTCGGTAATGTAGTAaatacaatattattatttttttttaaaaatggatCTTTTTCATAACTACAATATGTATATGTGTATCTTGCATAG
This window encodes:
- the LOC140968615 gene encoding LOB domain-containing protein 16-like; its protein translation is MCLDQTLVLGSVLPRSLVKVGDGPSTLELDEKLGSNESLDAFCWQLVFHYYCKCVSECIFAPYFCSEQGPARFAAVHKVFGASNVAKLRLHVPVPDRCEAVVTIAYEAQARIRDPVYGCVSHIFALQQQVAYLQSQLIRVKAQLTHNLMESSRNNSENQWPSSMISGGLNVVSLQVRESHPTYMNYSVWPQSSLDSSIEHSQNNAININVIQEIQSCRDIETIYYSKKRPSQTDLSELQALALRMMKNIEY